The Pseudomonas sp. R4-35-07 nucleotide sequence AGGCGATTGTTGAGCCAGGTTTTTTCGCGATCCGATAACCACCGAGCCTTCAAGGGAGTGTCTACCAGCAAAAAGAGGCACGCGATGCCCAGAAGTACAGCGGGCAGCGCTTCGGTAATGAGCAGTAGCTGCCAGTTCTGTAACCCCAAAACGCCGTGTTGTTCGAGCAACCAACCCGACAGCGGTGAACCGACGATGTTCGCCACTGGTATGCCGAGCAGGAATGCGGCGGTCGCCTTGGCGCGCCACTTACCCGGGAACCAGTAGGTGAAGTACAGATAAACCCCTGGGGTGAATCCGGCCTCGGCAACCCCCAGCAGGAAGCGTGCAATGCTGAAGCTGATTGGGCCGGTAGCGAACGCCGTAGCCATGGAAATGAGGCCCCAGGTAATCATGATGCGAGCAATCCATATCCGCGCGCCAAAGCGTTGCATCAGGAGGTTGCTGGGGATTTCAAAAATGAAATAGCCAAAGAAGAATAGACCGGCGGCCCATCCAAACATCGTTGCGGTCAGCCCTAGATCCTTGTTCATGCTGATCGCCGCGAACCCTACGTTTGTGCGGTCGAGATAGCTGATGACATAGCAGATAAAAATGAACGGAACGACGCGCCACAGGATGCGGCGCATCAGGCGCTCACCCTCGGCGTCATCAAGCGGCGCAGAGTTGCTCTGATTGTCGTAAGTCATGTTGTCACGTCTCTTATAGTTGTTGTGTGAACTGCACTGCGGATTCAGGCATGGGAGTACATCGGCAATCCGGGTGCGGCGGTTTCGACTTGCAGAATGCTCCCGGTTTCGGACTCGACAATGAACAGCGTCTGACCGTCCTCGCCACCAAACGCCAGGTTGGTATTGCTGATGCCCGCGCAAGAAACGATGCGTTGCAGCGGTTCTGCCACTTTCGAAAGTTTCCAGACGGAACCGAAGCCCGTGTGCGCAATGTAGAGATTGCTTTCTGCATCAAGCGCCAGCCCATCGGGGCCGCCGAGGCCTCCGTGCAACTGGGCGAAGCCCCCGACCTTGCCAACGATTGATCCGTTGCCAAGCGGGATACGCCAAATCTGTTGGGCGCGAGTGACTGCAATCAGCAGGTGATTCAGGTTGGGGTCGTAGACGATGCCGTTGGGGCTCGGGACGGTATTGAGCAGGCAAGTCAGGTTGCCATTGATGTCGAGTTTGTAAACCCGACCGCTCGCATCCTGCAGGCCGGTTTGGCCTTGATCGGTGAAGTACAGGTCACCATTCGGCGCGAAGACGAGGTCATTCACGCCCTTGAACCCTTCGGACCCCGCCGACGCC carries:
- a CDS encoding SMP-30/gluconolactonase/LRE family protein; the encoded protein is MSFFAAPPTLQTSVFTRLPDHFRNARPSAWANANRQGRAIDSFLEGPSFDREGRLYVTDIPNGRIFRVSPLGEWELVCTYDGWPNGLKIHQDGRIFITDYKHGIMVLDPTTGDIQPFLASAGSEGFKGVNDLVFAPNGDLYFTDQGQTGLQDASGRVYKLDINGNLTCLLNTVPSPNGIVYDPNLNHLLIAVTRAQQIWRIPLGNGSIVGKVGGFAQLHGGLGGPDGLALDAESNLYIAHTGFGSVWKLSKVAEPLQRIVSCAGISNTNLAFGGEDGQTLFIVESETGSILQVETAAPGLPMYSHA